GACGAGAACGCTCTAGCTCCCCAGCCCCGACGACTGCTGCAGCCGGTCCTCCAGCAGATTGAGCTGCTTGAGGAACGTCTCATCACGCCCCGAACGCTCTTCCACCATCTTGATCGAGTGCATCACCGTCGTGTGGTCACGGCCACCAAAATGCCCACCGATCTCCTCCAGACTAAAACGCGTGTGCTTACGCGCCAAAAACATCGCCAGCTGCCGCGGCTCAGTAATCGACTTATGCCGCCGCCGCGACTGAAGATCGCTGAGCTTCACACTAAAATAACCCGTGATCACATCGATGATCTGCTGCAGCGTCGTATGATTCGAGCGCGGCTGATTGATCTGTTCCCCCAGCGCCTCCGCTGCCAACGCAAGATTGATCTCGCGATCACAATTACCCAGCGAGGCGTAAGCCATCAGCGACGTGATCGCACCCTCCAACTCCCGCGCATGCGAATCGATCTTCCCGGCCAGATAGGCGATGACATCATCTGGAATTTCAAGACCTCGAAGCGCCGCCTTCGCACGCAGAATCGCCACCCGCGTCTCAAAATGTGGTTTGGTCACATTCGTCACCAACCCCCATTGGAACCGCGATAGCAACCGCTCCTCCAGATGGGGAATCTCCGACGGTGCCGCGTCCGAGCTGAGCACCAACTGCTTCCGCGCCTGATAAAGCTCATTAAACGTGTGGAAAAACTCCTCCTGTGACCGCTCACGGTTCGCCAGGAAGTGAATGTCATCAATCACCAGCATGTCCGCATACCGATACCGATGCCGAAAATCCAGCATCTGCCCCCGCTGCACACACTCGATGAACTGCGTCATGAACGCCTCGCACGAGACGTAAACAATCCGCGTGTCCGGCTTGTTCGTGAGAATCGTCTGACAGATCGCCTGAAGCAGGTGTGTCTTGCCCAGCCCGACTCCGCCATGAATAAACAGCGGGTTGTACGCATCACCAGGCTGATTCGCCACCGCCACCGATGCCGCATACGCCATCTGATTGTTCGGACCCACAATGAAGTTCCCGAACGTGTAGTCCGGGTTCAGAACCACATCATCCTGCAGATCAAACGGCTGACCATCCTCACCCAACCGCCGGCTGTCACCCCGCACGCTCAACGTAGGCGGTTCCACCGGATCATTCAGATCAATCTCCAACGCCTCCGGCACCGCCCGCCCATTCCGCTCACCCGCCGGCTCCTCCCCCTCACGCAGCGCCCCGTTCGTCTCTGATTTACCCCCCAACCCCATCCCCGTAACCTCCTGATCAACCTCAGACTTCGCATCCTCCCCAAAATCGAAGCGAACCGCGATCAGAGCATTCGTCACACTCTGCGCCGCCTCCGTGAACGGCTCCAGACAACGCTTCTGCAAATAGTTCTGCTGAATCGAGTTCGTAGTCCGAATGCGCAGCAGCCCGCTCTTCAGAGCAATCGGCTCGAGCTCGTCGAACCACTGCCGGCAGATCGGTGCGTGATGACGCCGTAAATACGCCATCACGTCACGCCACAACTTGTCATCGAGCCTCGGCATGAGTGAGCATCTTCCCCTGTTTGTCGACCCAAAACGACCGGCCACAAGAGGCCCCGAAACCTCATAGGGGCGCAGCGACCAAGGTAAGCGCACGGTTAATCAGATGCAACGGACCGCCCCCGATTTCCCGCCTCACACCCCGTTCCCGGGTACAAAAGGCCCTATGGACACCACGCGTCTGCTCATCTTCGACGATGACCGCGGCAGCTTCGGGCCACTCCGCCATCGCAGAGCCATCTTCGCCACACGAACCGGCGCGCTCGAAATCCGCCAACGCATCGAACGCCAGCTCAAACGACCCGTCGATGCACTCTGGATGCCCTCACGCTACCAGGCCGTCTCCGCCCCACGCTACCCCGCACCCGTCAACGCCGGCCTCGACGACGGCGACTGGCTCATCGTCAACGGACGATGGAACGCCATCCGCCAACCCGAACTCATCCTTGCCCTCGAACCCGGACAAGTCCTCGTCGAACCCGATGGCCAACTCGTCGCCGCCCACGTCTCATGGATCGACGCCGGAAAAATGCTCGAAACCTCCGACCCCCACACAGGCGTCGAAACCATCCATTCCGAACAGGACATGCTCCTCGAACGACCCTGGGAAATCTTTGAAGACCTCCCCAAGGCCATCGCCTTCGACCTCAACGCCATCGAACTCTCAACCTTCACCCCCCACGCCCTCAACGATCGCTGCCCAGGCGTCTCCGCACTCGGTGACCACCCCATCAAACTCGGACAACGCGCCACCATCGCACCCAACACCGTCCTCGACACCTCCCACGGCGCCATCGTCATCGACGACGGCGCCGCCATCGGTCCCCTCTGCTCCATCGAAGGCCCCGTCTACATCGGCCGCCACACCGTTGTCGCCGCCCAAACCTACCTCCGACCCAACGTCTCCGTCGGGCCCTTCTGCAAAGTCGCTGGCGAGATATCCAACTCCATCATCCAGGCCTGGAGCAACAAAGCCCACCACGGCTACATGGGACACACCCTCGTAGGCCAATGGTGCAACCTCGGCGCCGGCACCACCGTCTCAAACCTCAAAAACACCTACACCCCCGTCCGCATGAAACTCAACCCCGATGACCCTGCCGAAGACACCGGCATGCCATTCCTCGGACCCATCATCGGCGACTTCGTCCGAACCGCCATCGGCACACGACTCCTCACCGGATCCTGCATCTCCACCGGCTGCATGCTCGCCCTCTCTGGCTTCGCCCCCAAGTTCGCCGAGCCCTTCGGCTTCTACACCGATGAGGGCCGGGAACACTACGACTTCGACAAGTTCCTCGACACCGCCGGCACCATCATGGCCCGCCGCGATCACCCCCTGCTCGAACCCGAAGTCGATCTCCTCCGAGAACTCGCCGGAGCCTGATCACCTCCGCCTCGAACCCACACCCCTCTTCTTCCGCTCACCCTTCACCTTCCGATGCAACCACAACCGATCGTCTGTCCGGTACGTCAGCAGCAACGCCCCCGTCGCCGCAAACCGCTCAAAACACGCCTCCGCCACCGGCTCCTCGCCAGGCCACGGATAAACATAAATCACATCAAAATCATCAATCTCTAATCCCAGCTCGTCGTAACCATCCGGCCGATCCGTCTCCAGCCACGACATGTCATTGATCTGATCCGCGATCTTGTCCGCATCCTCCGGCAGATACGACCCCCGCGCAAACGTCGCGGCAATCCCGTGATCCTCCACCAGCATCTCCGCCTGATCCACCAGGTCCGGCTCCACCTCCACACCAAACGCGTCATACCCCAACAGCGAAGCCATCGCCGTCACCACCCCAAAACCAGAACCCCACTCCAGAAACCGCCTCCCCGGCGCCAACCCATGCTGCTCCACCGCCGCCAACGCCTGATACACCAGCGGATAATCCGCCGGCACAAACCCAGGAATCGGACTGTCCCGACGATCATGTATCCACCGCGGAATACGCTCGTCCAACGCCTCACCAATCAACGACGAAGCCCGATCACACAAATCAGGATCACCCAACGGCAAATCAAGAGCTTGAAGTGGCATAGCAGGCCCGCTTATCGCGTCGGCATTCAAGCTTTCGCGGGGTGACTCGTCGATCCTGACGCACCAAACGCCGGCACCAGCTTACGACACCCCAGCCCCACCAACATCACCAGCGTCACCCAACCGATCACCAACCCCACCGACCCACCATGAACATGCACCGCCTCCGGAGCCGTCCACCCCGCCGCACCCAGCACCCAATCCGTCACCAAACCCGACACGATCGACACCACAATGATCGCCCCCAGATACGCCGCCGTCGACGCCGTCCCCAACTCACGCCGTATCAGCGCCACCGTCCCCGCATTCGTCGCCGGACCCGCTAACAAAAACACCAACACCGTCCCAGGCGACACCCCCGCCACCAGCAGACTCGCAGCCACAGGCGTCGACGCCGTCGCACAGATGTACATCGGGATCCCAAGCAACACCATCGCAACCATCGCCGGCAACCCCGACCCGATCGACGCCAACGCCGAAGGCGGAAACGTCGTCACCACAACCGCCGCAATCACCAACCCAATCACCAACCACAACGCCATGTCATCCAGCAACCGCGTCCACGCATACACCTGACCCGCCCACGCACGCTTCCACCACGCCCCCCCCAACCCATCCCCCCCCCCCGACGAACAACAAGTCGCCTCCTCGGCCGCAGGCACCAACTCCGCCACCGGACCATTCATCACCGCCAACGACACAGACGTCCCCCCATTCCCCCCGCAACACTCTTTCACCTCCACCGGCATCTCACCACAACAAGACCCCGGCCCCTCTTCACGCGCCCCCTTGTTCGCGCGCGCTTTCTGCGGGGGGGGGTCGATGAACTCTGCGGCTAACCCGCCCGCGATCGCCGTGATCACCGAGGCGATCGGCCGCGCGATCGTCAGCATCGGCCCCAGCATCGCGTAAGACACCGCCAGCGAATCCACACCCGTCTGAGGCGTAGCCACCAGAAACGACACCGTCGCACCCTTCGACGCACCCTCCCGACGCAATCCCAACGCCGCAGGTATCACCCCGCACGAACACAACGGCAACGGAACCCCAATAAACGCCCCCCGCACCACCGACCACACCCCAGGCCTCCCCACAAGCCGCGACAACGCCCCCACCGGCATCAATCCCTTCAACATCCCCGCCGCCACCAGACCCAGCGCCAGCCACGGAGCCGCCTCCAGCGACAGATCAAGTAAATTCTCGAGAAACAAGGTCATCCAACTCATGATTACTATTGTTGCAAGCCATTCTCAAAAAGCGAGTCAGCCCGGACAAACACACGCCAAAGGGCTTTCAAAAGAGTCTTTTATCATCTATACTACGCGCACCGCCACGAGAGGCCGATCACGACCGTGACCCCACCGCCCTCGCACGCCCATCCCTCCACACTCGAGGACCAGCGATGACCCGTCTCGCCACCGAACTCTCCCTCTCCGATGACTTCCCCGCCGTCGATCACGCCACTTGGCAAGCCTTGGTCGAAAAAGACCTCGCCGGGGCCCCCTTCGAGAAAAAACTCATCACCCACACCTACGAAGGCATCGACCTCAAACCCGTCTACGTCGAGTCCGACTGGCCCGCTGCCCAGCAACCCGCCGACTTCCCAGGACTCGCCCCCTTCACCCGCGGGTCCTCTCCCGTCGGCAGCGCTGCCTGCGGATGGGACATCCGACAGCAGCACGACCACCCCGACCTCGAAACCGCCAACAGCCTCATCCTCGA
This Phycisphaeraceae bacterium DNA region includes the following protein-coding sequences:
- a CDS encoding putative sugar nucleotidyl transferase, producing the protein MDTTRLLIFDDDRGSFGPLRHRRAIFATRTGALEIRQRIERQLKRPVDALWMPSRYQAVSAPRYPAPVNAGLDDGDWLIVNGRWNAIRQPELILALEPGQVLVEPDGQLVAAHVSWIDAGKMLETSDPHTGVETIHSEQDMLLERPWEIFEDLPKAIAFDLNAIELSTFTPHALNDRCPGVSALGDHPIKLGQRATIAPNTVLDTSHGAIVIDDGAAIGPLCSIEGPVYIGRHTVVAAQTYLRPNVSVGPFCKVAGEISNSIIQAWSNKAHHGYMGHTLVGQWCNLGAGTTVSNLKNTYTPVRMKLNPDDPAEDTGMPFLGPIIGDFVRTAIGTRLLTGSCISTGCMLALSGFAPKFAEPFGFYTDEGREHYDFDKFLDTAGTIMARRDHPLLEPEVDLLRELAGA
- the dnaA gene encoding chromosomal replication initiator protein DnaA, encoding MPRLDDKLWRDVMAYLRRHHAPICRQWFDELEPIALKSGLLRIRTTNSIQQNYLQKRCLEPFTEAAQSVTNALIAVRFDFGEDAKSEVDQEVTGMGLGGKSETNGALREGEEPAGERNGRAVPEALEIDLNDPVEPPTLSVRGDSRRLGEDGQPFDLQDDVVLNPDYTFGNFIVGPNNQMAYAASVAVANQPGDAYNPLFIHGGVGLGKTHLLQAICQTILTNKPDTRIVYVSCEAFMTQFIECVQRGQMLDFRHRYRYADMLVIDDIHFLANRERSQEEFFHTFNELYQARKQLVLSSDAAPSEIPHLEERLLSRFQWGLVTNVTKPHFETRVAILRAKAALRGLEIPDDVIAYLAGKIDSHARELEGAITSLMAYASLGNCDREINLALAAEALGEQINQPRSNHTTLQQIIDVITGYFSVKLSDLQSRRRHKSITEPRQLAMFLARKHTRFSLEEIGGHFGGRDHTTVMHSIKMVEERSGRDETFLKQLNLLEDRLQQSSGLGS
- a CDS encoding SO_0444 family Cu/Zn efflux transporter, whose product is MSWMTLFLENLLDLSLEAAPWLALGLVAAGMLKGLMPVGALSRLVGRPGVWSVVRGAFIGVPLPLCSCGVIPAALGLRREGASKGATVSFLVATPQTGVDSLAVSYAMLGPMLTIARPIASVITAIAGGLAAEFIDPPPQKARANKGAREEGPGSCCGEMPVEVKECCGGNGGTSVSLAVMNGPVAELVPAAEEATCCSSGGGDGLGGAWWKRAWAGQVYAWTRLLDDMALWLVIGLVIAAVVVTTFPPSALASIGSGLPAMVAMVLLGIPMYICATASTPVAASLLVAGVSPGTVLVFLLAGPATNAGTVALIRRELGTASTAAYLGAIIVVSIVSGLVTDWVLGAAGWTAPEAVHVHGGSVGLVIGWVTLVMLVGLGCRKLVPAFGASGSTSHPAKA